A genomic segment from Leopardus geoffroyi isolate Oge1 chromosome A2, O.geoffroyi_Oge1_pat1.0, whole genome shotgun sequence encodes:
- the MST1R gene encoding macrophage-stimulating protein receptor isoform X6 has translation MELLSPPSQPSLLLLLLLLPPLLARESWQCPRTPYAALRDFDVEYKVPSFSAGGPVQAIATYEGGRDGSAVFVATRNRLHVLGPGLQPVESLATGPVGDPGCQTCAACGPGPHSPQGDTDAQVLVLEPALPALVSCGSSLHGRCFLHELEPQGTALHLAPPACLFSANHNQPEDCPDCVASPLGTLVTVVEQGHASYFYVASSLDETVASSFSPRSVSIRRLKADASGFAPGFAALSVLPEHLASYPIQYVYSFRARAFVYFLKVQRASVAAAPEALHTRLARLSAAEPELGDYRELVLDCRFAPKRRRRGTTEGGQPYPVLRAAHTAPVGSKLAAELSIDEGQEVLFGVFVASRDSSPGVNPNSVVCAFPIDLVDTLIEHGVERCCEPPVPPGIRRGLDFFQSPSFCPNPPGLEAPSPNTSCHHFPLLVSSSLSRVDLFNGLLGPVQVTALHVTRLDNVTVAHMGTTDGRILQVELARSLNYLLYVSNFSLGSNRQPIRRDVSRLGDHLFFSSGEQVFQVPIQGPGCHHFLTCGSCLRAQRFMGCGWCGGMCGRQKECPGSWQQDHCPPELTEFYPQSGPLRGSTRLTLCGSNFYLRPADLVPEGTHQVTVGQSPCRLLPKDSPNLSPVPRKDFVEELECELEPLGMQPAGPANISLTVTNMPPGKHFQVDGTSMLQGFSFMEPVLTAVKPLFGPRAGGTRLTFEGQGLSLGTSQMVLVNGTECPLEQVSEGQLLCTTPPGAAMARVPIHLQVGGAVVPGSWTFHYLEDPIVLGISPNCGYIGSHVTIHGQHLTSAWHLVLSFHDGLMAVENRQCTGHLPEQHRCRLPEYVVRSPQGWVTGNLSAWGDGAPGFTQPGFRFLPPPHPPTTDFAPLKPEEHAVKFEYIGLGAVADCVDVNVTVGGKSCQHELRGDVVICPLPSSLQLDKDGAPLQVCVDDGCHILGRVIRPGPEGVPQRLLLGVLLALLLLVAALAAALIFNYWRRKQLVLSPNLDDLASLDRTTGAIPLPALRSGSDYRNGLAPATHGLDSTTQSHKASVSDSGDGSCVPLLQTESIQLGDLDSALLTEVKDVLISHEQVVTHRDRIIGKGHFGVVYHGEYTDKDQNRIHCAIKSLSRITEVQEVEAFLREGLLMRGLHHPNVLALIGIVLPPEGLPQVLLPYMHHGDLLQFIRSPQRNPTVKDLISFGLQVARGMEYLAEQKFVHRDLAARNCMLDESFTVKVADFGLARGILDKEYYSVRQHRHARLPVKWMALESLQTYRFTTKSDVWSFGVLLWELLTRGAPPYPHIDPFDLTHFLAQGRRLPQPEYCPDSLYAVMQRCWVADPAGRPTFSALVEEVEHVVARLLGDHYVQLPAAYVNLGPGASDEANMHPEQSQTPPVHRIARRPWPSSEPPQPT, from the exons ATGGAGCTTCTCTCGCCGCCGTCACAGCCTTCACTGTtattgctgctgctactgctgccaCCACTGCTGGCCAGAGAGTCCTGGCAGTGTCCGCGCACCCCCTACGCCGCCTTGCGCGATTTTGACGTCGAGTACAAGGTGCCCAGCTTCTCGGCCGGAGGTCCGGTACAGGCCATAGCGACCTACGAGGGCGGCAGGGACGGGAGTGCCGTGTTCGTGGCTACACGCAATCGCCTGCACGTGCTTGGGCCTGGCCTGCAGCCAGTAGAGAGCCTGGCCACAGGTCCTGTTGGAGACCCGGGCTGTCAGACGTGTGCGGCCTGTGGCCCGGGCCCCCACAGCCcgcagggagacacagatgcaCAGGTGCTGGTGCTGGAGCCAGCTCTGCCCGCACTAGTCAGCTGTGGCTCGAGCCTGCATGGGCGCTGCTTCCTGCACGAGCTAGAGCCCCAAGGGACAGCCCTGCACCTGGCACCACCAGCCTGCCTCTTCTCCGCCAACCACAACCAGCCCGAGGACTGCCCTGACTGTGTGGCCAGTCCTCTGGGCACCCTCGTGACCGTGGTTGAGCAGGGCCATGCCTCCTACTTCTACGTGGCATCCTCACTGGATGAGACGGTGGCCTCGAGCTTCAGCCCCCGCTCGGTGTCCATCCGGCGCCTCAAGGCCGATGCCTCAGGATTCGCACCGGGGTTTGCCGCGCTGTCCGTGCTGCCGGAGCACCTCGCTTCCTATCCTATCCAGTATGTGTACAGTTTCCGTGCCAGAGCCTTTGTCTATTTCCTGAAGGTGCAGCGGGCCAGCGTGGCAGCTGCCCCGGAAGCCTTGCACACACGCCTGGCACGGCTCAGCGCTGCTGAGCCCGAACTGGGCGACTACCGCGAGCTCGTTCTCGACTGCCGATTCGCACCCAAACGCCGGCGCCGCGGGACCACTGAGGGAGGACAGCCCTACCCAGTGCTGAGGGCGGCCCACACAGCTCCAGTGGGCAGCAAGCTAGCTGCTGAGCTGAGCATCGATGAGGGCCAAGAAGTGCTATTTGGCGTCTTCGTGGCTAGCAGAGACAGCAGTCCCGGTGTGAATCCCAACTCTGTCGTCTGTGCCTTTCCCATCGACCTAGTGGACACTCTCATCGAGCATGGTGTGGAGCGCTGTTGTGAGCCTCCTGTCCCCCCTGGCATCCGGCGAGGCCTCGACTTCTTCCAGTCGCCTAGTTTTTGCCCCAACCCG CCTGGCCTGGAGGCCCCCAGCCCCAACACCAGCTGCCATCACTTTCCTCTGCTGGTTAGCAGCAGCCTATCACGTGTGGACCTCTTCAACGGGCTATTAGGACCAGTACAGGTCACTGCACTGCATGTGACACGCCTTGACAATGTCACAGTGGCCCACATGGGCACAACTGATGGGCGCATCCTGCAG GTGGAGCTGGCCAGATCTCTCAACTACTTGCTGTATGTGTCCAACTTCTCACTGGGCAGCAACAGGCAGCCCATACGACGAGATGTCAGTCGCCTTGGAGACCACCTGTTCTTTTCCTCTGGGGAGCAG GTCTTCCAGGTACCTATCCAGGGCCCTGGCTGCCACCACTTCCTCACCTGTGGGAGTTGTCTGCGGGCACAGCGTTTCATGGGCTGTGGCTGGTGTGGGGGCATGTGTGGCCGGCAGAAGGAGTGTCCTGGCTCCTGGCAACAGGATCATTGTCCACCTGAGCTTACTGAG tTCTACCCCCAGAGTGGACCCCTAAGGGGCAGCACAAGGCTGACCCTGTGTGGCTCCAACTTCTACCTGCGCCCTGCTGATCTGGTGCCTGAGGGCACCCATCAGGTCACCGTGGGCCAAAGTCCCTGCCGACTGCTGCCCAAGGACAGCCCAAACCTCAG CCCAGTGCCCCGGAAAGACTTTGTAGAGGAGCTTGAGTGTGAGCTGGAGCCCTTGGGCATGCAGCCAGCCGGGCCCGCCAACATCAGCCTCACTGTGACCAACATGCCACCAGGCAAGCACTTCCAAGTGGATGGCACCTCCATGCTGCAAGGCTTCTCTTTCATG GAGCCAGTTCTGACAGCAGTAAAACCCCTCTTTGGCCCACGGGCAGGGGGCACCCGCCTCACCTTTGAAGGCCAAGGCCTGTCTTTAGGCACCAGTCAGATGGTGCTGGTCAATGGGACTGAGTGCCCACTGGAACA GGTCAGCGAGGGGCAGCTCTTATGTACTACGCCCCCTGGGGCTGCTATGGCCAGGGTTCCCATTCACCTGCAGGTGGGGGGCGCTGTGGTGCCAGGCTCCTGGACCTTCCACTACCTGGAAGACCCCATTGTGCTGGGCATCAGCCCCAACTGTGGCTACAT TGGCTCCCATGTCACCATCCATGgccagcatctgacttcagcgtGGCACCTAGTGCTGTCATTCCATGATGGGCTTATGGCAGTGGAAAACAGG CAGTGTACAGGGCACCTCCCGGAGCAGCATCGGTGCCGCCTGCCCGAATATGTCGTCCGAAGCCCCCAGGGGTGGGTAACAGGGAACCTGAGTGCCTGGGGAGATGGAGCTCCTGGCTTCACGCAGCCCGGCTTTcgcttcctgcccccaccccatccacccaCCACTGACTTTGCCCCACTGAAGCCCGAGGAGCACGCTGTTAAGTTTGAG TATATTGGGCTGGGCGCTGTGGCTGATTGTGTGGACGTGAACGTGACCGTGGGTGGTAAGAGCTGCCAGCATGAGCTCCGGGGGGATGTGGTCAtctgccctctgccttcctccctgcaaCTTGACAAGGATGGTGCCCCACTGCAG GTCTGTGTGGATGATGGATGTCACATCCTGGGCAGGGTGATACGGCCAGGCCCAGAGGGGGTCCCACAGAGGCTACTCCTTGGTGTCCTGCTGGCCCTGCTCCTGCTTGTGGCTGCACTGGCCGCTGCGCTGATCTTCAACTACTGGCGGAGGAAACAACTGG TCCTTTCTCCAAACCTAGATGACCTGGCATCCTTGGACCGGACCACTGGAGCCATCCCCTTGCCTGCACTCCGCTCAGGTTCTGACTACAGAAATGGCCTTG CCCCTGCCACTCATGGTCTGGATTCCACCACACAGAGCCACAAAGCATCCGTCTCAGACAGTGGGGACGGGTCCTGTGTCCCACTGTTGCAGACAGAGTCCATCCAGCTTGGGGACTTAGACTCTGCACTCCTGACCGAGGTCAAGGATGTGCTGATCTCACATGAGCAGGTGGTCACCCACAGGGACAGAATCATTGGCAAAG GCCACTTTGGAGTTGTCTACCATGGAGAATACACAGACAAGGACCAGAATCGAATCCATTGTGCCATAAAGTCGCTGAGTC GCATCACAGAGGTGCAGGAGGTGGAGGCCTTCCTGCGCGAGGGGCTGCTCATGCGTGGTCTGCACCATCCAAATGTGCTGGCTCTCATCGGTATTGTGCTGCCCCCTGAAGGGCTGCCCCAGGTGCTGCTACCCTATATGCATCATGGAGACCTGCTTCAGTTCATCCGCTCACCCCAGCGG AACCCCACGGTGAAGGACCTCATCAGCTTCGGCCTTCAGGTAGCCCGTGGCATGGAGTACCTGGCAGAGCAGAAGTTTGTGCACAGGGACCTGGCTGCTCGGAACTGCAT GCTGGATGAGTCATTCACAGTCAAGGTGGCTGACTTTGGCCTGGCCCGTGGTATCCTGGACAAGGAGTACTACAGTGTTCGACAGCATCGCCATGCTCGCCTCCCTGTCAAATGGATGGCACTGGAGAGCCTGCAGACCTACAGATTCACCACCAAGTCTGATGTG TGGTCGTTTGGTGTGCTGCTGTGGGAGCTGCTGACACGGGGTGCCCCACCATACCCCCACATTGACCCTTTTGACCTCACTCACTTCCTGGCCCAGGGTCGACGCCTGCCCCAGCCTGAATATTGTCCTGATTCTCT gtACGCAGTGATGCAGCGCTGCTGGGTTGCGGACCCTGCAGGGAGACCCACCTTCTCAGCGCTGGTGGAGGAAGTGGAACACGTGGTGGCCAGGCTGCTTGGGGACCACTACGTGCAGCTGCCTGCAGCCTACGTGAACCTGGGTCCTGGTGCCTCGGATGAGGCGAACATGCACCCAGAACAGTCGCAGACCCCACCTGTGCACAGGATCGCACGTCGGCCCTGGCCTTCCTCAGAGCCACCACAGCCCACGTGA
- the MST1R gene encoding macrophage-stimulating protein receptor isoform X3, giving the protein MELLSPPSQPSLLLLLLLLPPLLARESWQCPRTPYAALRDFDVEYKVPSFSAGGPVQAIATYEGGRDGSAVFVATRNRLHVLGPGLQPVESLATGPVGDPGCQTCAACGPGPHSPQGDTDAQVLVLEPALPALVSCGSSLHGRCFLHELEPQGTALHLAPPACLFSANHNQPEDCPDCVASPLGTLVTVVEQGHASYFYVASSLDETVASSFSPRSVSIRRLKADASGFAPGFAALSVLPEHLASYPIQYVYSFRARAFVYFLKVQRASVAAAPEALHTRLARLSAAEPELGDYRELVLDCRFAPKRRRRGTTEGGQPYPVLRAAHTAPVGSKLAAELSIDEGQEVLFGVFVASRDSSPGVNPNSVVCAFPIDLVDTLIEHGVERCCEPPVPPGIRRGLDFFQSPSFCPNPPGLEAPSPNTSCHHFPLLVSSSLSRVDLFNGLLGPVQVTALHVTRLDNVTVAHMGTTDGRILQVELARSLNYLLYVSNFSLGSNRQPIRRDVSRLGDHLFFSSGEQVFQVPIQGPGCHHFLTCGSCLRAQRFMGCGWCGGMCGRQKECPGSWQQDHCPPELTEFYPQSGPLRGSTRLTLCGSNFYLRPADLVPEGTHQVTVGQSPCRLLPKDSPNLSPVPRKDFVEELECELEPLGMQPAGPANISLTVTNMPPGKHFQVDGTSMLQGFSFMEPVLTAVKPLFGPRAGGTRLTFEGQGLSLGTSQMVLVNGTECPLEQVSEGQLLCTTPPGAAMARVPIHLQVGGAVVPGSWTFHYLEDPIVLGISPNCGYIGSHVTIHGQHLTSAWHLVLSFHDGLMAVENRQCTGHLPEQHRCRLPEYVVRSPQGWVTGNLSAWGDGAPGFTQPGFRFLPPPHPPTTDFAPLKPEEHAVKFEYIGLGAVADCVDVNVTVGGKSCQHELRGDVVICPLPSSLQLDKDGAPLQVCVDDGCHILGRVIRPGPEGVPQRLLLGVLLALLLLVAALAAALIFNYWRRKQLDDLASLDRTTGAIPLPALRSGSDYRNGLGETGEALKAGATPSVPQAPHFLSSTAAPATHGLDSTTQSHKASVSDSGDGSCVPLLQTESIQLGDLDSALLTEVKDVLISHEQVVTHRDRIIGKGHFGVVYHGEYTDKDQNRIHCAIKSLSRITEVQEVEAFLREGLLMRGLHHPNVLALIGIVLPPEGLPQVLLPYMHHGDLLQFIRSPQRNPTVKDLISFGLQVARGMEYLAEQKFVHRDLAARNCMLDESFTVKVADFGLARGILDKEYYSVRQHRHARLPVKWMALESLQTYRFTTKSDVWSFGVLLWELLTRGAPPYPHIDPFDLTHFLAQGRRLPQPEYCPDSLYAVMQRCWVADPAGRPTFSALVEEVEHVVARLLGDHYVQLPAAYVNLGPGASDEANMHPEQSQTPPVHRIARRPWPSSEPPQPT; this is encoded by the exons ATGGAGCTTCTCTCGCCGCCGTCACAGCCTTCACTGTtattgctgctgctactgctgccaCCACTGCTGGCCAGAGAGTCCTGGCAGTGTCCGCGCACCCCCTACGCCGCCTTGCGCGATTTTGACGTCGAGTACAAGGTGCCCAGCTTCTCGGCCGGAGGTCCGGTACAGGCCATAGCGACCTACGAGGGCGGCAGGGACGGGAGTGCCGTGTTCGTGGCTACACGCAATCGCCTGCACGTGCTTGGGCCTGGCCTGCAGCCAGTAGAGAGCCTGGCCACAGGTCCTGTTGGAGACCCGGGCTGTCAGACGTGTGCGGCCTGTGGCCCGGGCCCCCACAGCCcgcagggagacacagatgcaCAGGTGCTGGTGCTGGAGCCAGCTCTGCCCGCACTAGTCAGCTGTGGCTCGAGCCTGCATGGGCGCTGCTTCCTGCACGAGCTAGAGCCCCAAGGGACAGCCCTGCACCTGGCACCACCAGCCTGCCTCTTCTCCGCCAACCACAACCAGCCCGAGGACTGCCCTGACTGTGTGGCCAGTCCTCTGGGCACCCTCGTGACCGTGGTTGAGCAGGGCCATGCCTCCTACTTCTACGTGGCATCCTCACTGGATGAGACGGTGGCCTCGAGCTTCAGCCCCCGCTCGGTGTCCATCCGGCGCCTCAAGGCCGATGCCTCAGGATTCGCACCGGGGTTTGCCGCGCTGTCCGTGCTGCCGGAGCACCTCGCTTCCTATCCTATCCAGTATGTGTACAGTTTCCGTGCCAGAGCCTTTGTCTATTTCCTGAAGGTGCAGCGGGCCAGCGTGGCAGCTGCCCCGGAAGCCTTGCACACACGCCTGGCACGGCTCAGCGCTGCTGAGCCCGAACTGGGCGACTACCGCGAGCTCGTTCTCGACTGCCGATTCGCACCCAAACGCCGGCGCCGCGGGACCACTGAGGGAGGACAGCCCTACCCAGTGCTGAGGGCGGCCCACACAGCTCCAGTGGGCAGCAAGCTAGCTGCTGAGCTGAGCATCGATGAGGGCCAAGAAGTGCTATTTGGCGTCTTCGTGGCTAGCAGAGACAGCAGTCCCGGTGTGAATCCCAACTCTGTCGTCTGTGCCTTTCCCATCGACCTAGTGGACACTCTCATCGAGCATGGTGTGGAGCGCTGTTGTGAGCCTCCTGTCCCCCCTGGCATCCGGCGAGGCCTCGACTTCTTCCAGTCGCCTAGTTTTTGCCCCAACCCG CCTGGCCTGGAGGCCCCCAGCCCCAACACCAGCTGCCATCACTTTCCTCTGCTGGTTAGCAGCAGCCTATCACGTGTGGACCTCTTCAACGGGCTATTAGGACCAGTACAGGTCACTGCACTGCATGTGACACGCCTTGACAATGTCACAGTGGCCCACATGGGCACAACTGATGGGCGCATCCTGCAG GTGGAGCTGGCCAGATCTCTCAACTACTTGCTGTATGTGTCCAACTTCTCACTGGGCAGCAACAGGCAGCCCATACGACGAGATGTCAGTCGCCTTGGAGACCACCTGTTCTTTTCCTCTGGGGAGCAG GTCTTCCAGGTACCTATCCAGGGCCCTGGCTGCCACCACTTCCTCACCTGTGGGAGTTGTCTGCGGGCACAGCGTTTCATGGGCTGTGGCTGGTGTGGGGGCATGTGTGGCCGGCAGAAGGAGTGTCCTGGCTCCTGGCAACAGGATCATTGTCCACCTGAGCTTACTGAG tTCTACCCCCAGAGTGGACCCCTAAGGGGCAGCACAAGGCTGACCCTGTGTGGCTCCAACTTCTACCTGCGCCCTGCTGATCTGGTGCCTGAGGGCACCCATCAGGTCACCGTGGGCCAAAGTCCCTGCCGACTGCTGCCCAAGGACAGCCCAAACCTCAG CCCAGTGCCCCGGAAAGACTTTGTAGAGGAGCTTGAGTGTGAGCTGGAGCCCTTGGGCATGCAGCCAGCCGGGCCCGCCAACATCAGCCTCACTGTGACCAACATGCCACCAGGCAAGCACTTCCAAGTGGATGGCACCTCCATGCTGCAAGGCTTCTCTTTCATG GAGCCAGTTCTGACAGCAGTAAAACCCCTCTTTGGCCCACGGGCAGGGGGCACCCGCCTCACCTTTGAAGGCCAAGGCCTGTCTTTAGGCACCAGTCAGATGGTGCTGGTCAATGGGACTGAGTGCCCACTGGAACA GGTCAGCGAGGGGCAGCTCTTATGTACTACGCCCCCTGGGGCTGCTATGGCCAGGGTTCCCATTCACCTGCAGGTGGGGGGCGCTGTGGTGCCAGGCTCCTGGACCTTCCACTACCTGGAAGACCCCATTGTGCTGGGCATCAGCCCCAACTGTGGCTACAT TGGCTCCCATGTCACCATCCATGgccagcatctgacttcagcgtGGCACCTAGTGCTGTCATTCCATGATGGGCTTATGGCAGTGGAAAACAGG CAGTGTACAGGGCACCTCCCGGAGCAGCATCGGTGCCGCCTGCCCGAATATGTCGTCCGAAGCCCCCAGGGGTGGGTAACAGGGAACCTGAGTGCCTGGGGAGATGGAGCTCCTGGCTTCACGCAGCCCGGCTTTcgcttcctgcccccaccccatccacccaCCACTGACTTTGCCCCACTGAAGCCCGAGGAGCACGCTGTTAAGTTTGAG TATATTGGGCTGGGCGCTGTGGCTGATTGTGTGGACGTGAACGTGACCGTGGGTGGTAAGAGCTGCCAGCATGAGCTCCGGGGGGATGTGGTCAtctgccctctgccttcctccctgcaaCTTGACAAGGATGGTGCCCCACTGCAG GTCTGTGTGGATGATGGATGTCACATCCTGGGCAGGGTGATACGGCCAGGCCCAGAGGGGGTCCCACAGAGGCTACTCCTTGGTGTCCTGCTGGCCCTGCTCCTGCTTGTGGCTGCACTGGCCGCTGCGCTGATCTTCAACTACTGGCGGAGGAAACAACTGG ATGACCTGGCATCCTTGGACCGGACCACTGGAGCCATCCCCTTGCCTGCACTCCGCTCAGGTTCTGACTACAGAAATGGCCTTGGTGAGACGGGGGAGGCGCTGAAAGCTGGGGCCACACCCTCTGTTCCACAGGCCCCTCACTTCCTCTCCTCCACAGCAGCCCCTGCCACTCATGGTCTGGATTCCACCACACAGAGCCACAAAGCATCCGTCTCAGACAGTGGGGACGGGTCCTGTGTCCCACTGTTGCAGACAGAGTCCATCCAGCTTGGGGACTTAGACTCTGCACTCCTGACCGAGGTCAAGGATGTGCTGATCTCACATGAGCAGGTGGTCACCCACAGGGACAGAATCATTGGCAAAG GCCACTTTGGAGTTGTCTACCATGGAGAATACACAGACAAGGACCAGAATCGAATCCATTGTGCCATAAAGTCGCTGAGTC GCATCACAGAGGTGCAGGAGGTGGAGGCCTTCCTGCGCGAGGGGCTGCTCATGCGTGGTCTGCACCATCCAAATGTGCTGGCTCTCATCGGTATTGTGCTGCCCCCTGAAGGGCTGCCCCAGGTGCTGCTACCCTATATGCATCATGGAGACCTGCTTCAGTTCATCCGCTCACCCCAGCGG AACCCCACGGTGAAGGACCTCATCAGCTTCGGCCTTCAGGTAGCCCGTGGCATGGAGTACCTGGCAGAGCAGAAGTTTGTGCACAGGGACCTGGCTGCTCGGAACTGCAT GCTGGATGAGTCATTCACAGTCAAGGTGGCTGACTTTGGCCTGGCCCGTGGTATCCTGGACAAGGAGTACTACAGTGTTCGACAGCATCGCCATGCTCGCCTCCCTGTCAAATGGATGGCACTGGAGAGCCTGCAGACCTACAGATTCACCACCAAGTCTGATGTG TGGTCGTTTGGTGTGCTGCTGTGGGAGCTGCTGACACGGGGTGCCCCACCATACCCCCACATTGACCCTTTTGACCTCACTCACTTCCTGGCCCAGGGTCGACGCCTGCCCCAGCCTGAATATTGTCCTGATTCTCT gtACGCAGTGATGCAGCGCTGCTGGGTTGCGGACCCTGCAGGGAGACCCACCTTCTCAGCGCTGGTGGAGGAAGTGGAACACGTGGTGGCCAGGCTGCTTGGGGACCACTACGTGCAGCTGCCTGCAGCCTACGTGAACCTGGGTCCTGGTGCCTCGGATGAGGCGAACATGCACCCAGAACAGTCGCAGACCCCACCTGTGCACAGGATCGCACGTCGGCCCTGGCCTTCCTCAGAGCCACCACAGCCCACGTGA